A window of Leptospira hartskeerlii contains these coding sequences:
- a CDS encoding MBL fold metallo-hydrolase, with protein MKKIHNSRKWFFPVLVLVLGASFFYTCQAMGKQAKGERLIRMQNSPQWKDGQFVNPQPLINDFWMAVGSMFRQSVDVSPKDPVPVVFVEKSRFSKLPESGLRVTWFGHSSSLIELDGVRILTDPVWSERTSPSSWLGPKRWYPPLISLKDLPEIDAVLISHDHYDHMDLGTISKLKDRNILFIVPLGLGANLSYWGVPTEKIVELDWWETKKIKDLEIVSTPARHASGRYLLDNDKKLWSSYALLGPKHRVYFSGDTGLFPKMKDIGEKYGPFDLTMIETGQYNQAWPDWHIGPEQAVIAHTQLKGKVLLPIHWGLFALASHAWTEPVERVLEKSKELGVTVITPKPGESSEPGLQKDYIAWWPKLPYKSSKEDPILSSQLEENTASIEVVK; from the coding sequence ATGAAGAAGATACACAATTCTCGAAAATGGTTCTTCCCGGTCTTAGTATTAGTTTTGGGTGCGTCATTTTTTTATACCTGTCAGGCAATGGGTAAACAGGCGAAAGGAGAAAGACTGATCAGAATGCAGAACTCGCCCCAATGGAAAGACGGGCAATTCGTAAATCCTCAACCTCTGATCAACGATTTTTGGATGGCAGTAGGAAGTATGTTCCGACAAAGCGTGGATGTTAGTCCCAAAGATCCCGTTCCAGTCGTCTTTGTGGAAAAATCAAGATTTTCTAAATTACCTGAGTCCGGTTTAAGAGTGACTTGGTTTGGACATTCCTCTTCCTTAATAGAATTGGATGGAGTTCGGATCTTAACCGATCCTGTTTGGTCGGAAAGAACTTCACCTTCTTCTTGGTTAGGCCCAAAGAGATGGTATCCTCCCTTGATCTCTTTGAAAGATCTCCCGGAGATTGATGCGGTATTAATTTCTCATGATCATTACGATCATATGGATTTGGGGACTATCTCCAAATTGAAAGATAGAAACATATTATTTATAGTTCCACTCGGTTTAGGAGCGAACCTTTCTTACTGGGGAGTTCCTACTGAAAAGATAGTAGAGCTGGATTGGTGGGAAACTAAGAAGATCAAAGACCTTGAGATAGTAAGCACTCCTGCAAGACATGCCTCTGGTAGGTATCTTCTGGACAATGACAAAAAACTTTGGTCCAGTTATGCGTTGCTTGGACCAAAACATAGGGTTTATTTTTCGGGAGATACGGGTTTGTTTCCTAAAATGAAGGATATCGGAGAAAAATACGGTCCGTTCGATCTTACTATGATCGAAACAGGACAATACAATCAAGCTTGGCCTGACTGGCATATAGGACCGGAGCAAGCGGTGATCGCTCATACTCAACTCAAAGGAAAAGTGCTTCTTCCGATACATTGGGGATTATTCGCTCTTGCTTCTCACGCTTGGACGGAACCTGTAGAAAGAGTTTTAGAAAAATCTAAAGAACTTGGAGTTACAGTGATCACTCCGAAGCCGGGAGAAAGTTCAGAGCCAGGTTTACAAAAAGATTATATTGCTTGGTGGCCAAAACTCCCTTATAAATCTTCAAAAGAGGATCCTATTTTATCCAGCCAACTGGAAGAAAACACGGCAAGCATAGAGGTTGTGAAATGA
- a CDS encoding TetR/AcrR family transcriptional regulator, protein MTRKVSLIDEERKKEILDAALYCFLQFGYSKTSMDDIAKQANLSRPLLYLKFKNKEDLYEGIFDYTLEGSYEEAEKVLNQNISPKQKLLRICELILIEPWAKIEGKPMTSEFYETCSKLSPKSTQKYERQIIKFTEQILGDKETAKVFFLALEGLSADLPKTKVLRKRVELLTERFTR, encoded by the coding sequence ATGACCCGGAAGGTATCCCTCATAGACGAGGAAAGAAAAAAGGAAATTTTGGACGCTGCCTTATATTGTTTTCTTCAATTCGGGTATTCCAAAACTTCCATGGATGATATTGCAAAGCAGGCGAATTTGTCCCGCCCTCTCCTATATTTAAAATTTAAGAATAAAGAGGACCTTTACGAAGGGATTTTCGATTACACATTAGAAGGAAGTTACGAAGAAGCGGAGAAGGTTTTGAATCAAAATATTTCTCCTAAACAAAAGTTGCTTCGTATCTGTGAATTGATACTGATAGAACCTTGGGCCAAAATAGAAGGAAAGCCAATGACTTCTGAATTTTATGAAACCTGTTCTAAATTATCTCCTAAGAGCACTCAAAAATACGAACGCCAAATCATTAAATTCACGGAACAGATATTAGGGGATAAAGAAACTGCAAAAGTCTTTTTCCTGGCCTTAGAAGGACTTTCTGCTGACCTTCCAAAAACGAAAGTTTTACGCAAAAGAGTCGAATTACTCACAGAAAGATTTACGCGTTAA